Proteins from one Prosthecobacter sp. genomic window:
- a CDS encoding fucose isomerase: MPSKQKIVQLVASGDLRLSANQTCWPAQQSMEAALEAALKAEDWQVKRAHAVDPAKKHGFIDSQKMGIEVFRGIDPEAPLIVAEAVWQYSHHVLAGLTTHRGPILTVANWSGQWPGLVGMLNLNGSLTKAGVKYSTLWSDDFTDTFFKTKLKQWLKSGSITHDLSHVKPLEKVKVPTKAAALGKELAAQLVTDKAIMGIFDEGCMGMFNAIIPDHALHACGVFKERLSQSALYHEAMQVSDSDALAIHTWLVKHGMTFQLGDNHAMQLTRDQVRLQCKMYAAALRIADDFGCDAIGIQYQQGLKDLLPASDLVEGMLNNTDRPPVKSRDRKRTLFEGLPMLHFNEVDECAGLDGMLTHRVHRALQQPVETTLHDVRWGEKFGKDYVWVFLISGAAPPAHFVEGWKSAEGFRQPPMYFPSGGSTLRGISKPGEIVWSRIYVQDEALHMDIGRGGVVDLPREETERRWQLTTPQWPIMSAVTYGVSRDQLMAKHQANHIQVAYALDAKAADECMFAKAAMARGLGMQVNVCGTLSR, from the coding sequence ATGCCTTCCAAACAAAAAATCGTTCAGCTCGTTGCCAGTGGAGATTTGCGCCTGTCCGCCAACCAAACGTGCTGGCCGGCTCAGCAGTCCATGGAGGCGGCGCTGGAGGCCGCGCTCAAAGCCGAGGACTGGCAGGTCAAACGTGCGCACGCGGTCGATCCCGCGAAGAAGCATGGCTTCATCGACTCACAGAAAATGGGCATCGAGGTGTTTCGTGGCATTGATCCCGAGGCACCACTGATCGTGGCGGAGGCGGTGTGGCAGTATTCGCATCATGTGCTGGCCGGGTTGACCACGCATCGCGGACCGATTTTGACAGTGGCGAACTGGAGCGGCCAGTGGCCGGGTCTGGTGGGCATGCTGAATCTGAACGGCTCGCTCACGAAGGCAGGTGTAAAATACTCGACGCTGTGGAGCGACGACTTCACAGACACGTTTTTCAAGACCAAGCTGAAGCAGTGGCTGAAGTCGGGCAGCATCACGCATGACCTCAGTCATGTGAAGCCGCTGGAGAAGGTGAAGGTGCCGACGAAGGCGGCAGCGCTGGGCAAGGAACTGGCGGCACAGCTTGTCACCGACAAGGCGATCATGGGCATCTTTGATGAAGGCTGCATGGGCATGTTCAACGCGATCATCCCTGACCATGCACTGCATGCCTGCGGTGTGTTCAAGGAGCGGCTGAGCCAGTCGGCGCTGTATCATGAAGCGATGCAGGTGAGCGATTCGGACGCGCTGGCGATTCATACCTGGCTGGTGAAGCACGGCATGACCTTCCAGCTTGGCGACAATCACGCGATGCAGCTCACGCGCGATCAGGTGCGGCTTCAGTGCAAAATGTACGCGGCGGCTCTGCGCATCGCAGATGATTTTGGCTGCGATGCCATCGGCATCCAGTATCAGCAGGGCCTGAAGGATCTGCTGCCGGCGAGTGATCTCGTCGAAGGCATGCTCAACAACACGGACCGTCCGCCGGTGAAGTCACGAGATCGCAAGCGCACGTTGTTTGAAGGCCTGCCGATGCTGCATTTCAACGAAGTCGATGAATGCGCCGGTCTGGACGGCATGCTCACGCACCGCGTGCATCGCGCGTTGCAACAGCCGGTTGAAACGACGCTGCATGACGTGCGCTGGGGCGAAAAATTTGGCAAGGACTACGTCTGGGTGTTTCTCATCAGCGGCGCGGCTCCTCCGGCGCATTTTGTCGAAGGCTGGAAGAGCGCCGAAGGCTTCCGGCAGCCGCCGATGTATTTCCCGAGCGGCGGCTCTACACTGCGGGGTATTTCCAAGCCGGGCGAGATCGTCTGGTCGCGCATCTACGTGCAGGATGAAGCGCTGCACATGGACATCGGTCGCGGCGGTGTTGTCGATCTGCCGCGTGAGGAAACGGAGCGCCGCTGGCAGCTAACCACGCCGCAGTGGCCGATCATGAGCGCGGTGACGTATGGTGTGAGCCGTGATCAGCTCATGGCGAAGCATCAGGCCAATCACATCCAGGTTGCCTACGCTTTGGACGCCAAGGCAGCGGACGAATGCATGTTCGCCAAAGCGGCCATGGCGCGTGGACTTGGCATGCAGGTGAATGTGTGCGGCACGCTGTCGCGTTGA